A section of the Campylobacter lanienae NCTC 13004 genome encodes:
- a CDS encoding SIR2 family NAD-dependent protein deacylase, translating to MKKVLILSGAGLSAESGLRTFRDSDGLWEEYDIEEVCSARGFKKDRQKVLDFYDKRRAQLAECEPNEAHRMIARIKAKYPEQIAVLTQNVDDLLERAGCMDVVHLHGFLPEIYCEHCKKIEYIGYEAINAKEHICKCGCKKFRHNIVMFGEQAPFYKVLYNELNALRKAKDSLFVCIGTSGQVLDVADFSIFAKNSILNNLDKSDIDHAFNKCYIEKATTAAPKIEADIEKFFS from the coding sequence ATGAAAAAAGTGCTTATTTTAAGTGGTGCTGGATTATCAGCTGAGAGTGGGCTAAGGACTTTTAGAGACAGTGATGGACTTTGGGAAGAGTATGATATAGAAGAGGTTTGCTCAGCTAGGGGTTTTAAAAAAGATAGGCAAAAAGTGCTGGACTTTTACGACAAGCGTAGGGCTCAGCTAGCAGAGTGCGAGCCAAATGAGGCTCACCGCATGATAGCTCGTATAAAGGCAAAATACCCCGAGCAAATCGCAGTACTAACGCAAAATGTAGATGATTTGTTAGAGCGGGCAGGCTGCATGGATGTCGTTCATTTACACGGATTTTTGCCTGAGATTTACTGTGAGCATTGCAAAAAAATAGAATATATCGGCTACGAGGCGATAAATGCCAAAGAGCATATTTGTAAATGTGGGTGTAAGAAGTTTCGCCACAATATCGTTATGTTTGGCGAACAAGCTCCATTTTATAAGGTGCTTTATAATGAGCTAAATGCGCTTAGAAAGGCCAAGGACTCGCTATTTGTGTGCATTGGCACTAGTGGGCAGGTGCTAGATGTGGCAGACTTTAGTATTTTTGCTAAAAATAGCATTTTAAACAACCTTGATAAAAGCGATATAGACCACGCATTTAACAAATGCTACATAGAAAAAGCCACAACAGCTGCGCCAAAAATAGAAGCTGATATAGAGAAGTTTTTTAGCTAG
- a CDS encoding DUF262 domain-containing protein, which produces MPQNDVKTLNEICNKILRIPDYQRGYSWGEKQRKDFWKDLISIKGEQKHYTGTISLEKIEQKVWEKKEEYNQIKGAIKEGDGLYYVVDGQQRLTTIFILLNELLNLAISKNLELDDSPSNELKSRWILKQSDGKDPVFFFCYEKKNDNYGFMTNNIFEYESNKDKDATNLYAKNLKEAKDFFKEKIKNLSDKDLNTIFTKLKNKLSFSVYIIENEEDVYITFESMNNRGKPLSTLELLKNRLLYLITLINRRDNGEQNEPRININDRWAEIYRNLGKDIEYPLNDDEFLKDHWLVYYGEPNKGKKEPYKSSLLDYKFYIGKVYGEKPDTTEESENNTRESDDIDDGANDGQSSKSNYESNTNITKLEMSDINEYADKIGEFSKYWAWTWIDDEIKLICSSLKLERLKNIIFRLNMLKMRHFRPLIASIFLKLDNGKLNISEACDFLEIVEKYIFLTFVFGKEYTSHEITTFQKLNHEFYTDKTELSKIKLEFQNRIEQEKVKHTEQFIQRIRDIFNKDENKGFYTWDGCRYFLYEYERELFKEKHGGKMFLNKEWWSKNKSDEGKTLTIEHIYPQTPKENDWNEFDNFDDKDKNILRNLLGNLLPIANSENIKLGNHDFLTKCLSYKKDCYSAQDIEKNYQVWNADIIYKRSKSLIDFMKDHWGIEFSEEQEHYLIHGKEKPRDNK; this is translated from the coding sequence ATGCCACAAAACGATGTAAAAACATTGAATGAAATTTGTAATAAAATACTAAGAATTCCAGATTACCAGCGTGGCTATTCTTGGGGAGAGAAACAACGAAAAGATTTTTGGAAGGATTTAATTTCTATAAAAGGTGAGCAAAAACACTATACAGGTACAATTAGCTTAGAAAAAATTGAGCAAAAAGTGTGGGAAAAAAAAGAGGAATATAATCAAATTAAAGGTGCTATAAAAGAAGGTGATGGCTTATATTATGTTGTAGATGGTCAACAAAGACTTACTACAATTTTCATTTTGCTAAATGAATTATTAAACTTAGCTATAAGTAAAAATTTAGAACTAGATGATTCGCCATCAAATGAGCTAAAAAGTAGATGGATTTTGAAACAATCTGATGGAAAAGATCCTGTCTTTTTCTTTTGTTATGAAAAAAAGAATGATAATTATGGATTTATGACTAATAATATTTTTGAATACGAGTCAAATAAAGACAAAGATGCGACAAACTTATACGCAAAAAATCTAAAAGAAGCAAAAGATTTTTTCAAAGAAAAAATAAAAAATTTAAGTGATAAAGACTTAAACACAATTTTTACAAAATTAAAGAATAAATTATCATTTAGCGTATATATAATAGAAAATGAAGAGGATGTGTATATTACTTTTGAGTCAATGAATAACCGCGGTAAACCACTAAGTACATTAGAGCTTTTAAAAAATCGCTTACTATATCTAATAACACTTATAAATAGAAGAGATAATGGAGAACAAAATGAACCTAGAATAAACATAAATGACCGATGGGCAGAAATATATAGAAATCTTGGCAAAGATATTGAGTACCCACTAAACGATGATGAGTTTTTAAAAGACCATTGGCTCGTATATTACGGAGAACCAAATAAAGGCAAAAAAGAACCTTACAAAAGTTCTTTGCTGGATTACAAATTTTATATTGGTAAAGTATATGGCGAAAAGCCTGATACAACAGAAGAATCTGAAAATAATACAAGAGAGAGTGATGATATAGATGATGGAGCAAATGATGGACAAAGCTCAAAAAGCAATTATGAATCAAACACTAATATCACAAAACTAGAAATGAGTGATATTAATGAATACGCAGATAAAATAGGCGAATTTTCTAAATATTGGGCTTGGACTTGGATTGATGATGAAATAAAATTAATCTGTAGTAGTCTAAAATTAGAAAGACTAAAAAATATAATTTTTAGATTAAATATGCTAAAAATGAGGCATTTTAGACCATTGATTGCTAGCATTTTCCTTAAACTTGATAATGGAAAATTAAATATAAGTGAAGCGTGTGATTTCTTGGAGATTGTAGAAAAATATATATTTCTTACTTTTGTGTTTGGTAAAGAATACACATCTCACGAAATCACTACCTTTCAAAAGCTAAACCACGAGTTTTATACAGATAAAACAGAGCTATCTAAGATAAAATTAGAATTTCAAAATAGAATAGAACAAGAGAAAGTAAAGCATACTGAACAATTTATTCAGCGTATAAGAGATATTTTTAATAAAGATGAAAATAAAGGATTTTATACTTGGGATGGTTGTAGATATTTTCTTTATGAATATGAAAGAGAGCTATTTAAAGAAAAGCATGGTGGCAAAATGTTTTTAAATAAAGAATGGTGGTCTAAAAATAAAAGCGATGAAGGCAAAACGCTTACCATAGAACATATATATCCACAAACTCCAAAAGAAAATGATTGGAATGAATTTGATAACTTCGATGATAAAGATAAAAATATTTTAAGAAATCTCTTGGGAAATCTTTTGCCTATTGCCAATAGTGAAAACATAAAACTTGGTAACCATGATTTTTTAACTAAATGTTTATCATATAAAAAAGATTGTTATTCAGCGCAAGATATAGAAAAAAATTACCAAGTTTGGAATGCTGATATAATTTATAAGCGCAGTAAAAGCCTTATAGATTTTATGAAAGATCACTGGGGTATTGAATTTAGCGAAGAACAAGAACATTATTTAATTCATGGCAAAGAAAAACCAAGGGATAATAAATAA
- a CDS encoding pyridoxamine 5'-phosphate oxidase family protein: MRRSDRELDQEIALKIIDECQYATLSCIDENNEIFSIPISIARDGMSIYIHGAKTGSKARLYKDGKIVELVAVSHNRVPTPSYEYCESIKDSASELGSRVFTTEYQSAIAKTKAYEVTNESQKIKALELLCKKYTPNYMDYFDTAAIGSLSKINIYELKIEHLSAKAKIIK; this comes from the coding sequence ATGCGCCGAAGTGATCGTGAATTAGATCAAGAGATTGCCTTGAAGATTATCGATGAGTGTCAGTATGCGACTCTTAGCTGTATAGATGAAAATAATGAGATATTTAGTATCCCTATTTCTATAGCTAGAGATGGTATGAGTATTTATATCCACGGAGCAAAAACTGGCTCAAAAGCTAGATTATATAAAGATGGTAAAATCGTAGAGTTAGTCGCCGTTAGCCATAACAGAGTCCCCACACCTAGCTATGAGTATTGTGAGAGTATCAAAGATAGTGCTAGTGAGCTTGGGAGTAGGGTTTTTACTACTGAATATCAAAGTGCGATAGCCAAAACTAAGGCTTATGAAGTTACTAATGAGAGTCAAAAGATAAAAGCTTTGGAGCTATTGTGTAAAAAATATACGCCAAATTATATGGATTATTTTGATACTGCGGCGATTGGATCGCTAAGTAAAATCAATATTTATGAATTAAAAATAGAGCATTTAAGTGCTAAAGCAAAGATTATCAAATAA
- a CDS encoding restriction endonuclease has product MVPKFNEMAFVILKFAMSKDVFTRQDVYAFVADYYKFSQEDLEKTTKRGQQLYKNRADWAITYLMGSDKTNGSINRIMRGEYKITEFGIQLSKDENKFNKWFYDKTPTNQNLVDDIQTPDENLEANIEEIHLEVKDEIISRILEREPRFFENLALELMKKIGYDVGGSSLTQNGADGGIDGIINEDLFGFSKIYIQAKRYDKGKIGRDALQAFAGALSNKPTTKGLFITTSTFTKEAIEFAKEHQNYSIVLIDKYRLTDLMLKYEVGVEVKEIKKIYKIDADFFEQEI; this is encoded by the coding sequence ATGGTTCCAAAATTTAATGAAATGGCTTTTGTAATTTTGAAATTTGCTATGAGTAAAGATGTTTTTACTCGTCAAGATGTTTATGCTTTTGTAGCTGATTATTATAAATTTAGTCAAGAGGATTTGGAAAAAACTACAAAACGAGGACAGCAATTATATAAAAATAGGGCAGATTGGGCTATTACTTATTTAATGGGTTCTGATAAAACAAATGGTAGTATAAATCGCATCATGAGAGGCGAGTACAAAATTACTGAATTTGGAATACAACTTAGCAAAGATGAAAATAAATTTAATAAATGGTTTTATGACAAGACGCCGACAAACCAAAATTTAGTAGACGATATCCAAACTCCAGATGAAAACCTAGAAGCAAATATCGAAGAGATACATTTAGAAGTGAAAGATGAGATCATTAGTCGAATTTTAGAGCGTGAGCCTAGATTTTTTGAGAATTTGGCTTTGGAGCTTATGAAAAAGATAGGCTATGACGTGGGTGGCTCTAGTTTAACCCAAAATGGTGCAGATGGCGGGATAGATGGTATTATAAATGAAGATTTATTTGGATTTTCTAAAATTTATATACAAGCTAAACGTTATGATAAGGGTAAAATCGGTCGTGATGCGCTTCAAGCATTTGCAGGAGCGCTTTCAAATAAACCAACAACAAAAGGGCTTTTTATAACTACTTCAACATTTACAAAAGAAGCTATAGAATTTGCTAAAGAACATCAAAATTATTCTATAGTTTTGATAGATAAATACAGACTTACTGATTTGATGCTAAAATATGAAGTTGGCGTGGAAGTCAAAGAGATCAAGAAAATTTATAAAATAGACGCTGATTTTTTTGAACAAGAAATTTAA
- a CDS encoding pseudouridine synthase, whose translation MRINKFISHNTNYSRREADELIKAGKVSINGRIISDLSTDIKDGDKVRIGSRLVKLKKEFSVILYNKPKGELVTKRDDRGRRTIYDSLPRGFSKFISIGRLDFASEGLLLLTDAPVIAQALMDSDIEREYYLKIKGNITEQVINAMREGFFAKDATKGAHAKTKQISMEFKPFLAYRIISQSGGYTRLKVIINEGQNRELRRFFGYFDLEVMDLKRVSFGRVSLDQLGEGKWRYFTNSEYDDLRDFLKQNKVRY comes from the coding sequence ATGCGTATCAATAAATTCATTTCACACAATACAAACTACTCACGCCGTGAGGCTGATGAGCTTATCAAGGCTGGTAAGGTCAGTATAAATGGGCGAATTATAAGCGACTTATCAACCGATATCAAAGATGGCGATAAGGTAAGAATCGGCTCAAGGCTAGTTAAACTCAAAAAAGAATTTAGCGTCATACTCTATAACAAGCCAAAAGGTGAGCTAGTAACCAAAAGAGATGATCGTGGTAGAAGGACGATTTATGATAGTTTGCCACGGGGATTTTCTAAATTTATTAGTATCGGTAGGCTAGATTTTGCTAGTGAGGGGCTTTTGCTTTTGACTGACGCTCCTGTGATTGCTCAGGCTCTTATGGATAGTGATATAGAGCGTGAATACTACCTAAAAATTAAAGGCAATATCACAGAACAAGTGATAAATGCGATGCGTGAAGGCTTTTTCGCTAAGGATGCTACCAAAGGAGCTCACGCTAAAACAAAGCAAATTTCAATGGAATTTAAACCATTTTTAGCCTATAGAATCATAAGCCAAAGTGGTGGCTACACAAGGCTAAAAGTCATCATAAATGAGGGGCAAAATAGAGAGTTAAGAAGGTTTTTTGGCTATTTTGATTTAGAGGTTATGGATCTAAAGCGAGTTAGCTTTGGTAGGGTTAGCTTGGATCAATTAGGCGAGGGGAAATGGCGGTATTTTACAAACTCCGAATATGATGATTTAAGAGATTTTTTAAAGCAAAATAAAGTGAGGTATTAA